A genomic stretch from Dehalococcoidia bacterium includes:
- the leuS gene encoding leucine--tRNA ligase has product MSPDSVSQGKPRLTPSERYSPPEIERKWLARWTADNLYAARDDDPRPKWYALTMFPYTSGDLHIGHWYALAPSDVHARFKRMQGFNVVHPIGFDSFGLPAENAAIKRNIHPFKWTMDNVVNMRRQLRTLGAVYDWSREVITCLPEYYRWNQWLFLQFLKNGLAYRAKAPANWCDSCKTVLANEQAVNGACERCDGPVVQRDLEQWFFRITKYAEQLLDFSGLADWPEQVVVAQRNWIGRSVGVEIGFGLDAPGVADKELRVFTTRPDTIMGVTFMVLAPEHRLVAGLTTADRRAEVQAYVERTRRATEIERLSAEREKTGVFTGAYCVNKLNGDRVPIFIADYALAWYGTGAVMGVPAHDERDFAFAKKYSLPVKVVIAPSGWRGGEELTQAYIEPGTMVNSGQFDGVSSAKGWQAIADHIEQNGLGRRVVTYRLRDWLISRQRYWGTPIPIVYCKACGIVPVPEDKLPVLLPEDAAFKPTGESPLGYHQTFVNTACPTCGKPARRESDTMDTFVDSAWYHMRYTSPHYDKGMVDPVASKKWLPVDQYTGGAEHGTKHLLYARFIAKALHDLGVAHFNEPYLRLFCQGIILGEDHEKMSKSRGNVVNPDEFVSTLGADAVRCYLMFLGPWEQGGPWSTQGIMGISRWLGRVWDIATRNSNEFATNGASADSVAERELVHWMHKTIKRVSLDIERFRFNTMIAALMEYCNYLNKVWEAKAVSAASWRKAVETLLLLLAPSAPHMAEELWERNGRAYSIHNQRWPAWDEALTAEDVITLVVQVNGKVRDKLSAPAGITREEAQKLALASDKVKQHIEGKSIANVVYVPGKLVNVVAK; this is encoded by the coding sequence CCCGTACACCTCCGGCGACCTGCACATCGGCCATTGGTACGCCTTGGCTCCCTCCGACGTCCACGCCCGCTTCAAGCGCATGCAGGGCTTCAATGTCGTGCACCCCATCGGCTTCGACTCCTTCGGCCTGCCCGCGGAGAACGCGGCCATCAAGCGAAACATCCATCCGTTCAAGTGGACGATGGACAACGTCGTCAACATGCGTCGCCAGCTCCGCACGCTGGGCGCCGTGTACGACTGGTCGCGCGAGGTCATCACCTGCCTCCCTGAGTACTATCGCTGGAACCAGTGGCTGTTCCTCCAGTTCCTCAAGAACGGCCTGGCCTACCGGGCGAAGGCTCCGGCCAACTGGTGCGATAGCTGCAAAACCGTGCTGGCCAACGAGCAGGCTGTCAACGGCGCGTGCGAGCGCTGCGACGGCCCCGTCGTCCAGCGCGACCTGGAGCAGTGGTTCTTCCGCATCACCAAATACGCCGAGCAATTGCTGGACTTCAGCGGGCTTGCTGATTGGCCGGAGCAGGTCGTCGTGGCGCAGCGCAACTGGATCGGGCGCAGCGTGGGCGTGGAGATCGGCTTCGGGCTGGACGCGCCGGGCGTCGCGGACAAGGAGCTGCGGGTGTTCACCACGCGCCCGGACACCATCATGGGCGTGACGTTCATGGTGCTGGCGCCGGAGCACCGGCTGGTGGCCGGGCTGACCACCGCCGACCGCCGCGCCGAGGTGCAGGCGTACGTGGAGCGCACACGCCGCGCGACGGAGATCGAGCGCCTGTCCGCGGAGCGGGAGAAGACGGGCGTCTTCACCGGCGCGTACTGCGTCAACAAGCTGAACGGCGACCGCGTGCCCATCTTCATCGCGGACTACGCGCTGGCGTGGTACGGCACGGGCGCGGTCATGGGCGTGCCCGCGCACGACGAGCGCGACTTCGCCTTCGCGAAGAAGTACAGCCTGCCCGTCAAGGTGGTCATCGCCCCGTCCGGCTGGCGCGGCGGCGAGGAGCTGACGCAGGCGTACATCGAACCGGGGACGATGGTCAACTCCGGCCAGTTTGACGGTGTGTCCAGCGCGAAGGGGTGGCAGGCCATCGCCGACCACATCGAGCAGAACGGCCTGGGACGCCGCGTGGTCACGTACCGCCTGCGGGACTGGCTCATCTCCCGCCAGCGGTACTGGGGCACGCCCATACCCATCGTGTACTGCAAGGCGTGCGGCATCGTGCCCGTGCCGGAGGACAAGCTGCCCGTGCTGCTGCCGGAGGACGCCGCGTTCAAGCCGACGGGCGAGTCGCCGCTGGGCTATCACCAGACGTTCGTCAACACGGCGTGCCCGACGTGCGGCAAGCCCGCGCGCCGCGAGAGCGACACGATGGACACGTTCGTGGACTCGGCATGGTACCACATGCGCTACACTAGCCCCCACTACGACAAGGGCATGGTGGACCCCGTCGCCAGCAAGAAGTGGCTGCCCGTTGACCAGTACACCGGCGGCGCGGAGCACGGCACCAAACACCTGCTGTACGCCCGTTTCATCGCCAAGGCGCTGCACGACCTGGGCGTCGCGCACTTCAATGAGCCTTACCTGCGCCTCTTCTGCCAGGGCATCATCCTGGGCGAAGACCACGAGAAGATGAGCAAGAGCCGGGGCAACGTGGTCAACCCTGACGAATTCGTCTCCACGCTCGGCGCGGACGCCGTCCGCTGCTACCTGATGTTCCTCGGCCCGTGGGAGCAGGGCGGCCCGTGGAGCACGCAGGGCATCATGGGCATCTCCCGCTGGCTGGGCCGCGTGTGGGACATCGCCACGCGCAACTCGAACGAATTCGCCACGAATGGCGCTTCGGCTGACTCGGTGGCGGAGCGCGAACTTGTCCACTGGATGCACAAGACCATCAAGCGCGTGAGCCTGGACATCGAGAGGTTCCGCTTCAACACGATGATCGCGGCGCTGATGGAGTACTGCAACTACCTGAACAAAGTCTGGGAGGCAAAGGCTGTCTCCGCCGCGTCGTGGCGGAAGGCGGTGGAGACGCTGCTGCTGCTGCTGGCGCCGTCCGCGCCGCACATGGCGGAGGAGCTGTGGGAGCGGAATGGCCGCGCGTACTCCATCCACAACCAGCGCTGGCCCGCGTGGGACGAGGCGCTGACCGCGGAGGACGTCATCACGCTGGTGGTGCAGGTGAACGGCAAGGTGCGCGACAAGCTCTCCGCGCCCGCGGGCATCACGCGGGAAGAGGCGCAGAAGCTGGCGCTTGCGAGCGACAAGGTGAAGCAGCACATCGAGGGCAAGAGCATCGCGAACGTGGTGTACGTGCCCGGCAAGCTGGTCAACGTCGTGGCGAAGTAG
- a CDS encoding pyridoxamine 5'-phosphate oxidase family protein, translating to MAEHRKEQRRRQGYAVSRPLMPASYGVAPPHIGGMIAWTALCDRLTSERNYWVATTRPDGRPHVMPVWGIWLDGMFYFSTDAASRKGRNLANNPHASVHLESGDDVVILEGRVEEVTDPALLNRFADMYEAKYQFRPDVNAAASKVYGLRPKIAFAWKEKDFPRTATRWSLKGT from the coding sequence GTGGCTGAACATCGGAAAGAACAACGCCGGCGTCAAGGGTATGCCGTCAGCCGCCCTCTCATGCCTGCTAGTTACGGCGTTGCTCCACCGCACATCGGTGGGATGATCGCCTGGACGGCTTTGTGTGATCGCCTGACGAGTGAGCGCAACTACTGGGTAGCGACAACACGTCCTGATGGACGGCCACATGTGATGCCGGTGTGGGGCATCTGGCTGGACGGAATGTTCTACTTTTCAACGGACGCGGCTTCACGCAAAGGCCGCAACCTTGCCAACAATCCCCATGCCTCTGTCCATCTTGAGAGTGGTGATGACGTGGTGATCCTTGAAGGCAGAGTGGAGGAGGTTACAGATCCGGCGCTTCTCAATCGCTTCGCGGACATGTACGAGGCAAAATATCAGTTCCGGCCTGACGTGAACGCCGCTGCGTCGAAGGTGTACGGTCTGCGACCCAAGATTGCTTTTGCATGGAAGGAGAAAGACTTCCCCCGAACTGCAACACGTTGGTCTCTTAAAGGCACCTGA